TTCACTTCTTCAATCACCACCACAGAGACCACATCCCACAGTACTCCCAGTTTCACTTCTTCAATCGCCACCACTGAGACCCCCTCACATAGTACTCCCAGCTTCACTTCTTTGATCACCACCACTGAGACCACCTCACCCAGTACTCCCAGCTTCACTTCTTCAATCACCACCATCGAGACCAGCTCCCACAGTACACCCAGCTACACTTCTTTGATCAGAACCACCGAGACCACCTCACACAGTACTCCCAGATTCACTTCCTCGATCACCACCACCGAGATCCCCTCACACAGTACTTCCAGCTTCACTTCTTCCATAACCACCTCTGAGACCCACTCACACGGTACTCCCAACTTCACTTCTTCGACCGCCACCACCGAGACCACATCCCACAATACTCACAGCTTCACTTCCTCAATCACCACCACCGAGACCATCCCACACAGTACTCCCAGCTTCACTTCTTCAATCACCACCACAGAGACCACATCCCACAGTACTCCCAGTTTCACTTCTTCAATCACCACCAGTGAGACCCCCTCACATAGTACTCCCAGCTTCACTTCTTTGATCACCACCACTGAGACCACCTCACCCAGTACTCCCAGTTTCACTTCTTCAATCACCACCATCGAGACCAGCTCCCACAGTACACCCAGCTACACTTCTTCGATCAGACGCACCGAGACCACCTCACACAGTACTCCCACCTTCACTTCTTTGATCACCACCACCGAGACCACCTCACACAGTACTCCCAGCTTCACTTCCTCGATCACCACTACCGAGACCACCTCACACAGTACTTCCAGCTTCACTTCTTCCATAACCACCTCTGAGACCCACTCACACGGTACTCCAAACTTCACTTCTTCGACCACCACCACCGAGACCACATCCCACAATACTCCCAGCTTCACTTCCTCAATCACCACCACCGAGACCACCCCACACAGTACTCGCAGCTTCACTTCTTCAATCACCACCACAGAGACCACATCCCACAGTACTCCCAGTTTCACTTCTTCAATCGCCACCACTGAGACCCCCTCACATAGTACTCCCAGCTTCACTTCTTTGATCACCACCACTGAGACCACCTCACCCAGTACTCCC
This genomic interval from Theropithecus gelada isolate Dixy unplaced genomic scaffold, Tgel_1.0 HiC_scaffold_8651, whole genome shotgun sequence contains the following:
- the LOC112618047 gene encoding mucin-3A-like, yielding TRSFTSSITTTETTSHSTPSFTSSIATTETPSHSTPSFTSLITTTETTSPSTPSFTSSITTIETSSHSTPSYTSLIRTTETTSHSTPRFTSSITTTEIPSHSTSSFTSSITTSETHSHGTPNFTSSTATTETTSHNTHSFTSSITTTETIPHSTPSFTSSITTTETTSHSTPSFTSSITTSETPSHSTPSFTSLITTTETTSPSTPSFTSSITTIETSSHSTPSYTSSIRRTETTSHSTPTFTSLITTTETTSHSTPSFTSSITTTETTSHSTSSFTSSITTSETHSHGTPNFTSSTTTTETTSHNTPSFTSSITTTETTPHSTRSFTSSITTTETTSHSTPSFTSSIATTETPSHSTPSFTSLITTTETTSPSTPSFTSSITTIETSSHSTPSYTSLIRTTETTSHSTPRFTSSITTTEIPSHSTSSFTSSITTSETHSHGTPNFTSSTATTETTSHNTHSFTSSITTTETIPH